AGCGGCGGATGCCATGCCATCGGTAACGGGTGTCATTTACCCGGCAGCAAGCGGTGTGCCCGCCATACGAGACGCCGTGGCCATGCGCCTAGTTCCTGACATTAGACGAGATTTGTGCCCCCGGTAGCGCTTTTTCGCGCCGGCCTGCGCCAGCGCAAGCCGGGCCGGCATCACGCGCTTGTTTTGCGCGCGCAATGGAAAAAACCGGCCGAAGCCGGTCTTCCTGTCTTTCCTGCGCGGCGAGCGGCGGTCAGATCCAGATGATCAGCGCCACCCCGCCGATGATCAGTCCGAACTTCACCACGTAGTAGACCTTGCGGTTCCATGCCTTGAAGCGGCGGCGGTATTGGCCCATCAGCCAGACATAGCGGAACAGCTTGTTGATGCCGCCGGTTTGGTCGCCTTCATCGTTGGGCGAGCTGGCGGCCGTCATCACCTTGCGGCCGAGCCACTTGTTGACGCGCTGTGCCCAGCCGTACTTCATCGGGCGCTCGATGTCGCAGAAGAGGATCAGGCGGTCCTTGTCGCTGGTGTTCTGTGCCCAGTGCAGGTAGGTCTCGTCGAACACCACGCCTTGACCATCGCGCCAGCTGTGGCGCTGGCCGTCGACCTCGATGAAGCAGCGGTCGTCGTTGGGCGTGGCCAGGCCCAGGTGGTAGCGCAGTGAGCCCGCGAACGGATCGCGGTGCGGGTTGAGCTTGCCGCCCGGCGGCAGCTCGGCAAACATGGCCGCCTTCACGCTCGGCAGCTCGCGCAGCAGGGCCACCGTCTTCGGGCACAGCTGCTCGGCGGACGGGTGGTTGGCTTCATACCACTTCAGGTAGAAGCGCTTCCAGCCATTCTTGAAGAAGGAGTTGAAGCCGGCGTCGTCGTTCTTTTCCGCAGCCTTGATCTTGCGCAGGTTGGTCAGGGCGAGTGCCTCGTCGCGGATCTGCGGCCAGGCAGCCTGCAGCTTCTGCAGGTCGGGGAAGTGGTCGACCGGCACGTACGGCGTCTGCGGCACGCCCGAGAAGGCGTACATGAAGCAGTTGACCGGAGCCACCACGGCGGAGTGGTCCAGCATCTGGCGCCAGAATTTCAGGCGCACCTTGCCACGAAAGTGTACGTACAGGATGGAGCCCAGGTACAGGGCCACGAGAATCCATTTGATCAAGGCGAGTTCCTTGCCGCGCTTGGGCGGTCAGCGATGGGCGCAACGATTGCGCGCGGACCGCTATTTTACCCGGTGCGTGGTGACGCGGCGTTGATCCAGGGCAACCTGTTACAGGTGGCTTATTTTGTTGAGATTTTATTGAGGTTTTATCAGCGAAAAATAAAGGGGAAGAAAGCTCCACAGATGTAACCGTCTGTTTCCACGAGGCCCGAGGGGCTTTACAATTCGCTTTCTTCGCCTGGCGTCGTTCTTGTGTCGGGCGCCCCCCGGAGAAAGACCATGGACGCCAACAAGCCGGCCGATCCGTCCCACGAGATGTCAACGATCGGTATGTTGCAAGGCCGTAATGAAATGTTGGAGGAGTCCATCCGCCGTGCGCAGGAGACGCTGAGCGCGGTGTCGGCCCAGGTGACGCGGCAATTGCCGCTGCTCAACCAGAACGTCGAGCGCTTCGTCGAGACGGAGGGCATGCCGTTCCACGAGGCGCAGACCCTGGCCAAGCGGCATATGCGCGGGGAGGCCGTATCCTCGGCCAGCGTGGCGCGTGCGTTCGCGGCGCTGCTGGAGCAGATCGAGGCGCTCGAGGCCGACCAGGCCGCGCGCCGTCGCGTGCAGCAGCAGTGGATGGTGAGCCAGCTCACCTACAAGATGCTGTACCTGCACCACACCACCCAGAATCCGGCGCTGTCGGCCCCCGCGCTGCGGGCGCAGAAGGGCCGGGTGCGGGCACGGGTGCTGGCCCTGCTGGACGCAGGGCGCTCATACGACGACATCCGCATGGCCGACCTGCGTTTCGAGGACGACGCAGGCGAAGCCTGAGACGCCGTTCATTCTTCGTCGTCTTCAGGCTCCGAATCGAGGAAATCGCGGCGCGTCAGCCAGTCGGCGATGGCATCGTCGCAGGCCTTCTTCAGCTTGGCCTTGCTGTCGACCCTGTCGAACAGCGTGAAATTCATCAGTGCCAGACCCAGGTCGGTGATATAGAACATCCTCTTGGGGTTGTCGAAATGGACGATGCGACCATCGATGTCGCCGTCCTCTTCCGGCTCGGCGGGCATATCCTCCAGTTCGACCACGCGGCAGGTGAAGCGCGGCGCGCGGGTATGCGTCAGGTATTCGAACTCGTCGTGCGACACCTCGCCGGACGGTGTGACGGCAATGGCGAATCCCCAGATGAAGCGTGGGGTCGGCAGATCCGACAGCTCGTCGATTTCATCCATCCTTTACTCTCCGGTTCTGATGGCGGCTTTAGATAACGGCGCATTATCGCGCGACGCGCGTGGCACGGAAAGCTCCAGCGGCGTAGACAGCGGTGGGGTGCCGCAGTGACCGATCCCCGCGTGCAACGGGTTGCCATGGGGCTGGCGGCTCGAAACCGCTTCGATGCGCTCACGTTGCGGCCCTGGATCGTCGCCGGGCAGGCGGTGGGCTGGCTTGACGCCGAGCGTGCCGCGCTGCTGGCGCGCTGGCCGCAGTGGTTCGAGGTCGGCGCAGATCGGGTCGGCCTGTGCGATACGCTGGATACCGCCGCCGCACGCACGGCCGCGCTGGAGGAGGTGATCGCGCGCCTGGCGGACGAAGGACACATCCGCGGCTGGCGCGACGAGCGCTTCATCGTCGATACCGGCTGGGGCACGCCGCCGCTGGCCTTGATCGAGCGCGCCGCCGCGCGTTTTTTCGGCATCCGCACCTATGCCGCGCACATGAACGGCATCATCGACGTATCCGAGGCCACGCTGTGGCTGGCTCGGCGGGCCGAGTCCAAGCCGATCGACCCCGGCATGTGGGACAGCCTCGTCGCCGGCGGCATCGGCCACGGCTTCGATGCGCGCAGCGCGCTCGAGAAGGAATGCTGGGAAGAGGCCGGCATCCGCGCCGGTCTGGTCGCTGGGCTGGTGGAGCGCGGCACGCTCGACGTGCTGCGCGCTGTGCCGGAGGGTATCCAGAACGAAACCCTGTTCGTCTTCGACCTGACGCTGCCGGCGGACTTCCTGCCCGTCAACCAGGACGGCGAGGTCGTCGGCCACCTGCGCGCGAACGTCGACACGGCCCTTGATATCATGGCGGACTGCGCGATGACGGTGGATGCCACGCTCGTCACCCTCGATGCCCTGCAGCGCCTTGTGCCGCAGCGCTTCGCGCCCGACAACAATCGATAAACGCTTGATGAGTCACTCCGGTTTCATTCTCACGCTGTCCTGTCCGGACCAGCCCGGCATCGTCCACGCCGTGTCCGGCCTGCTGTTCGAGCAGGGCTGCAACATCCTCGACTCCGACCAGTTCGGCGACGAGTTCACGGGCCGCTTCTTCATGCGGGTGCATTTCGTGCCGCAGGGCCAGCCGCTGGACCTGCAGGCGCTGCGCGAGCGCTTCGCGCCCATCGGCGAGCGCTTCTCGATGCAGTGGGGCATGTTCGATGCCGCGGTCAAGCCGCGCGTGATGATCCTGGTCTCGAAGATCGGCCATTGCCTGAACGATCTGCTGTTCCGCGCGCGCGCAGGCCAGTTGCCGATCGAGATCGCGGCCATCGTCTCCAACCACCGCGATTTTTACCAACTGGCTGCTTCCTACGACGTGCCGTTCCTGCATCTGCCGCTGCTCAAGGGCACCGATGCGCAGAAGGCCCAGCAGGAAGCGCGCATCCGGGAAATCATCGAAGAGCAGCGGATCGACCTGGTCGTGCTCGCGCGCTACATGCAGATCCTGTCGGACGACCTGTGCCGCCAGCTCGAAGGCCGCGCCATCAACATCCACCACTCGTTCCTGCCGAGCTTCAAGGGCGCCAAGCCCTACTACCAGGCGCACGAGCGGGGCGTGAAGCTGATCGGCGCGACGGCGCACTATGTCACGGCCGAACTGGACGAGGGCCCCATCATCGAGCAGGAGATCGAGCGGGTGGACCACAGCATGGACCCCGAGCAGCTCACCGCCGTGGGCCGCGACGTGGAGTGCGTGGCGCTGGCCCGCGCCGTGAAGTGGCACGCCGAGCACCGAATCCTGCTGAACGGCCACAAGACCGTCGTCTTCAAGTAACCGACACGGAGCGCGCGATGCGACAGATCGTCCTCGATACCGAAACCACCGGCCTGAATGCCGCCACCGGCGACCGCGTGATCGAAATCGGCTGCGTGGAGCTGGTCAACCGGCGGCTGACCGGCCGCAACCTGCATTTCTACCTCAACCCCGAGCGCGAGATCGACGCCGGCGCCATGGCGGTGCACGGCATTACCAACGAGTTCGTCGCCGACAAGCCCAAGTTCGCCGAGGTCGTCGACGAGATCCGGGACTACGTGCAGGGCGCCGAGGCGATCATCCATAACGCCGCGTTCGACCTGGGCTTCCTCGACATGGAGTTCAAGCGGTTGGGGCTGCCGCTGTTCCGCGAGCATCTGGCCGGCCACATCGACACGCTGCTCGATGCGCGCCGGATGTTCCCCGGCAAGCGCAACTCGCTGGACGCGCTGTGCGACCGCCTCGGCGTGAGCAACGCCCACCGTACGCTGCACGGCGCCTTGCTGGACGCGGAACTGCTGGCCGAAGTCTATCTGGCCATGACGCGCGGCCAGAACACGCTGGTGATCGACATGTTGGAGAGCGGCGAGACGGCCGCCGCCGAGGCCGCCGTGATCGACCTGAGCGGCCTGGAGCTGCCGATCCTGCTGGCAACCGAAGCGGAAGCCGCGGCGCACGCGACCGTGCTCAAGGAGATCGACAAGGCCAGCGGCGGCAAGACGGTCTGGCTCCGGGAAGCTCCGGAGGCCGCGCCGCAGGCTGGCTGATGAAAAAAATGCAGCAGGGGCTTTACACGGTCCCTGCCTTTTGCCATAATCACGTTTTCACCGCACACGGGTGGTTAGCTCAGCGGTAGAGCACTGCCTTCACACGGCAGGGGTCACAGGTTCAATCCCTGTACCACCCACCAAATTCACTTCCGACGAGCTCCGTCGAAGTCCAAAAACCCGCGATAGCTCAAGGCTTCGCGGGTTTTTTCTTTCCTGAAATGTCCTATAAGGTGCATTGACAGCCGGGGGCAAGTGGGGGCAACTTTGGGGGCAAGTGCTCATCCTTCACG
The sequence above is a segment of the Ralstonia nicotianae genome. Coding sequences within it:
- the lpxO gene encoding lipid A hydroxylase LpxO → MIKWILVALYLGSILYVHFRGKVRLKFWRQMLDHSAVVAPVNCFMYAFSGVPQTPYVPVDHFPDLQKLQAAWPQIRDEALALTNLRKIKAAEKNDDAGFNSFFKNGWKRFYLKWYEANHPSAEQLCPKTVALLRELPSVKAAMFAELPPGGKLNPHRDPFAGSLRYHLGLATPNDDRCFIEVDGQRHSWRDGQGVVFDETYLHWAQNTSDKDRLILFCDIERPMKYGWAQRVNKWLGRKVMTAASSPNDEGDQTGGINKLFRYVWLMGQYRRRFKAWNRKVYYVVKFGLIIGGVALIIWI
- the purU gene encoding formyltetrahydrofolate deformylase, which produces MSHSGFILTLSCPDQPGIVHAVSGLLFEQGCNILDSDQFGDEFTGRFFMRVHFVPQGQPLDLQALRERFAPIGERFSMQWGMFDAAVKPRVMILVSKIGHCLNDLLFRARAGQLPIEIAAIVSNHRDFYQLAASYDVPFLHLPLLKGTDAQKAQQEARIREIIEEQRIDLVVLARYMQILSDDLCRQLEGRAINIHHSFLPSFKGAKPYYQAHERGVKLIGATAHYVTAELDEGPIIEQEIERVDHSMDPEQLTAVGRDVECVALARAVKWHAEHRILLNGHKTVVFK
- a CDS encoding NUDIX hydrolase, with translation MGLAARNRFDALTLRPWIVAGQAVGWLDAERAALLARWPQWFEVGADRVGLCDTLDTAAARTAALEEVIARLADEGHIRGWRDERFIVDTGWGTPPLALIERAAARFFGIRTYAAHMNGIIDVSEATLWLARRAESKPIDPGMWDSLVAGGIGHGFDARSALEKECWEEAGIRAGLVAGLVERGTLDVLRAVPEGIQNETLFVFDLTLPADFLPVNQDGEVVGHLRANVDTALDIMADCAMTVDATLVTLDALQRLVPQRFAPDNNR
- the dnaQ gene encoding DNA polymerase III subunit epsilon; the encoded protein is MRQIVLDTETTGLNAATGDRVIEIGCVELVNRRLTGRNLHFYLNPEREIDAGAMAVHGITNEFVADKPKFAEVVDEIRDYVQGAEAIIHNAAFDLGFLDMEFKRLGLPLFREHLAGHIDTLLDARRMFPGKRNSLDALCDRLGVSNAHRTLHGALLDAELLAEVYLAMTRGQNTLVIDMLESGETAAAEAAVIDLSGLELPILLATEAEAAAHATVLKEIDKASGGKTVWLREAPEAAPQAG